Proteins from a single region of Syngnathus typhle isolate RoL2023-S1 ecotype Sweden linkage group LG10, RoL_Styp_1.0, whole genome shotgun sequence:
- the faxcb gene encoding failed axon connections homolog — protein MYWAAGFASSRPCVVDLGRNHSLPLGLCVSEQPQSLYGYIIAFPLQDYGGIMTALGSDSWWKKTLYITGGALLAAAAYLLHELLAIRKEQELDSKDAIILHQFSRPKNGVPSLSPFCLKIETYLRMVDLPYQNYFDGKLSAQGKMPWLEYNYEQVSGSEFIVDFLEEKLGVNLNHNLTPEERAVSRAVTKMVEEHLYWTIAYCQWVDNLEETQKLLAMSGPLSDTLKWLLSRLNGSMVRREMYGHGIGRFSKEEVYALMEKDMRTLATLLGDKKYFMGSKISTLDATVFGHLAQAMWTLPGTRPEQLIKGELINLAMFCERMRRKFWPEWFVEVEDLYYDGDSESSRCTPSPTGLLDFGLFSRTDTLDDSDGSSHSAGHTHAHTPGSDHSLFDSDVGTGSDNETQLKDEAMPDLEV, from the exons ATGTACTGGGCTGCTGGCTTCGCCTCTTCCCGGCCGTGTGTGGTGGATCTCGGGCGGAATCACAGCCTCCCCCTCGGGCTGTGTGTGTCCGAGCAGCCGCAGTCGTTGTATGGATATATCATCGCCTTCCCTTTGCAGGACTACGGTGGCATTATGACAGCTCTGGGCTCCGACTCCTGGTGGAAGAAGACCCTTTATATCACTGGGGGGGCCCTCCTGGCTGCTGCAGCCTACCTCCTGCACGAGCTGCTCGCCATCAG GAAGGAGCAGGAGTTGGACTCTAAAGATGCCATCATCCTCCATCAGTTCTCCAGACCAAAGAATGGTGTTCCCAGCCTCTCACCTTTCTGCCTCAAAATAGAGACTTATCTGAGAATGGTGGACCTGCCCTATCAG AACTattttgatgggaaactgtcagCACAGGGCAAGATGCCTTGGCTGGAGTACAACTACGAGCAGGTCTCAGGGTCCGAGTTTATCGTTGACTTCTTGGAAGAGAAACTGGGGGTCAACCTCAACCACAACCTCACGCCGGAAGAGAGAGCCGTGTCTCGAGCGGTCACCAAAATGGTTGAAGAACATCTATACTG GACGATCGCCTACTGTCAGTGGGTGGACAACTTGGAGGAAACCCAGAAGCTTCTGGCAATGAGTGGGCCTCTTAGCGACACACTAAAATGGCTGCTGAGCCGCCTGAACGGCAGCATGGTACGCAGGGAGATGTACGGCCACGGCATCGGTCGCTTCTCCAAGGAGGAAGTCTACGCCTTGATGGAGAAGGACATGAGGACACTGGCCACCCTGCTGG GTGATAAGAAATACTTCATGGGCTCCAAGATATCCACATTAGATGCCACAGTGTTTGGACATCTTGCTCAGGCCATGTGGACACTGCCTGGTACGCGACCAGAGCAACTCATTAAAG GGGAACTGATCAACCTAGCCATGTTCTGTGAACGGATGCGAAGGAAGTTCTGGCCTGAATGGTTTGTGGAGGTAGAAGATCTTTATTACGATGGAGACAGCGAGAGCAGCCGCTGCACGCCGTCGCCGACTGGTCTGCTTGACTTCGGGCTCTTCTCCAGAACTGACACTTTGGACGACAGCGACGGCAGCAGCCACTCGGccggacacacgcacgcacacacgcccgGCTCTGACCACTCGCTATTTGACTCGGATGTGGGCACGGGGTCAGACAATGAAACCCAGCTCAAGGATGAAGCGATGCCTGACTTGGAGGTTTGA
- the coq3 gene encoding ubiquinone biosynthesis O-methyltransferase, mitochondrial isoform X1, translating into MLANKFGRTVVRLRCCNAVPLCGVSQRHMGRYRSGWAVVCQQRTLWLQMNVAERTKQTAVHRQLSTRTSHQTTVDPDELKRFRSLASKWWDENGEFRALHSMNDLRVPFIRDNLLNVHKAHHPGKPLAGLRVLDVGCGGGLLTEPLGRLGASVLGIDPVEDSIGTAQLHLSYDPDLGERVGYRACTLEELSADAAGGETDRGDVLFDAIVASEVVEHLADLETFAICCSHVLKPGGSLFITTINKTNLSYALAIVAAEQLMRIVPRGTHDWEKFISPVDLERRLESNGFSVQSVQGMMYNPASGGWSWINSTAINYALHAVKLAEEPNSDSKMGNPENSTASHS; encoded by the exons ATGCTTGCAAACAAGTTTGGCCGTACCGTGGTTAGGTTGCGTTGCTGCAACGCAGTGCCCTTATGCGGTGTTAGCCAGAGACATATGGGTCGGTACCGATCTGGTTGGGCTGTGGTGTGTCAACAGCGGACGCTGTGGCTCCAGATGAATGTTGCGGAGCGGACAAAACAGACTGCTGTGCACCGTCAACTCAG TACAAGAACATCCCACCAAACCACAGTGGACCCTGACGAGCTGAAAAGGTTTCGATCACTGGCCAGCAAGTGGTGGGATGAAAATGGCGAGTTCAGAGCCCTTCACTCCATGAATGACCTGAGAGTGCCTTTCATAAG AGATAATCTGCTGAATGTGCACAAAGCACATCATCCTGGAAAACCACTTGCCGGACTAAGAGTTCTGGATGTCGGCTGTGGAGGCGGCCTGCTCACTGAG CCTCTTGGTCGCCTGGGAGCCAGCGTGTTAGGTATCGACCCAGTGGAGGATAGCATTGGCACGGCACAGCTGCATTTGTCGTATGACCCCGATCTTGGCGAGCGGGTCGGCTATCGGGCGTGCACCCTGGAGGAGCTGTCGGCAGATGCGGCGGGAGGAGAGACGGACCGCGGGGACGTCCTGTTTGATGCCATCGTAGCGTCCGAGGTCGTGGAACATCTGGCTGACCTGGAAACATTTGCAATCTGCTGCAGCCACGTGCTGAAG CCAGGCGGCTCACTCTTCATCACCACCATTAATAAAACCAACCTGTCATATGCCTTGGCTATTGTGGCGGCCGAGCAGCTGATGCGTATCGTTCCCAGGGGGACGCACGACTGGGAAAAGTTCATCAGCCCAGTAGATCTGGAGCGCCGTCTAGAGTCCA ATGGTTTCTCGGTGCAGTCGGTCCAAGGTATGATGTACAATCCAGCATCAGGAGGCTGGAGCTGGATCAACAGCACTGCCATCAATTATGCCCTGCACGCTGTCAAATTGGCTGAGGAGCCTAACTCAGACTCCAAAATGGGCAACCCGGAGAACTCCACAGCATCACACAGCTGA
- the coq3 gene encoding ubiquinone biosynthesis O-methyltransferase, mitochondrial isoform X2, translating into MLANKFGRTVVRLRCCNAVPLCGVSQRHMGRYRSGWAVVCQQRTLWLQMNVAERTKQTAVHRQLSTRTSHQTTVDPDELKRFRSLASKWWDENGEFRALHSMNDLRVPFIRDNLLNVHKAHHPGKPLAGLRVLDVGCGGGLLTEPLGRLGASVLGIDPVEDSIGTAQLHLSYDPDLGERVGYRACTLEELSADAAGGETDRGDVLFDAIVASEVVEHLADLETFAICCSHVLKGDARLGKVHQPSRSGAPSRVQWFLGAVGPRYDVQSSIRRLELDQQHCHQLCPARCQIG; encoded by the exons ATGCTTGCAAACAAGTTTGGCCGTACCGTGGTTAGGTTGCGTTGCTGCAACGCAGTGCCCTTATGCGGTGTTAGCCAGAGACATATGGGTCGGTACCGATCTGGTTGGGCTGTGGTGTGTCAACAGCGGACGCTGTGGCTCCAGATGAATGTTGCGGAGCGGACAAAACAGACTGCTGTGCACCGTCAACTCAG TACAAGAACATCCCACCAAACCACAGTGGACCCTGACGAGCTGAAAAGGTTTCGATCACTGGCCAGCAAGTGGTGGGATGAAAATGGCGAGTTCAGAGCCCTTCACTCCATGAATGACCTGAGAGTGCCTTTCATAAG AGATAATCTGCTGAATGTGCACAAAGCACATCATCCTGGAAAACCACTTGCCGGACTAAGAGTTCTGGATGTCGGCTGTGGAGGCGGCCTGCTCACTGAG CCTCTTGGTCGCCTGGGAGCCAGCGTGTTAGGTATCGACCCAGTGGAGGATAGCATTGGCACGGCACAGCTGCATTTGTCGTATGACCCCGATCTTGGCGAGCGGGTCGGCTATCGGGCGTGCACCCTGGAGGAGCTGTCGGCAGATGCGGCGGGAGGAGAGACGGACCGCGGGGACGTCCTGTTTGATGCCATCGTAGCGTCCGAGGTCGTGGAACATCTGGCTGACCTGGAAACATTTGCAATCTGCTGCAGCCACGTGCTGAAG GGGGACGCACGACTGGGAAAAGTTCATCAGCCCAGTAGATCTGGAGCGCCGTCTAGAGTCCA ATGGTTTCTCGGTGCAGTCGGTCCAAGGTATGATGTACAATCCAGCATCAGGAGGCTGGAGCTGGATCAACAGCACTGCCATCAATTATGCCCTGCACGCTGTCAAATTGGCTGA